In Sulfurisphaera javensis, a single genomic region encodes these proteins:
- a CDS encoding PaREP1 family protein, whose product MEEVIKKAEEKGIDVIDVLLRELQKEDPEESLKLRIHLADKFLSEAKSYLEKNDIVQASEKGYNAGEEIVKALSEKYKTREYEQYTKEGRWYTYSLFSSAISLSKVLGDWVLDGWRNAYDLHVWGFHEGKLDVEKVKYLLGKVEEFVNKVKSVLKVEGLSK is encoded by the coding sequence AGATGTTATTGACGTTTTGTTGAGAGAGTTACAAAAGGAAGACCCCGAAGAAAGTTTGAAATTAAGAATTCACTTGGCTGATAAATTTTTATCAGAAGCAAAATCCTATTTAGAAAAGAATGACATTGTTCAAGCGAGTGAAAAGGGATATAATGCTGGAGAAGAAATAGTTAAGGCACTATCTGAAAAATACAAAACGAGGGAATACGAGCAGTATACGAAGGAAGGGAGATGGTATACATATTCCCTTTTCTCCTCAGCAATTAGTTTATCAAAAGTATTAGGTGATTGGGTTTTAGATGGATGGAGAAATGCTTATGATCTTCATGTTTGGGGATTTCATGAGGGAAAACTTGATGTTGAAAAGGTAAAATATCTATTAGGAAAAGTTGAGGAGTTTGTGAATAAAGTAAAGAGTGTGTTAAAAGTTGAAGGATTAAGTAAATGA